The proteins below are encoded in one region of Thermococcus peptonophilus:
- a CDS encoding ferritin family protein, producing the protein MSMVEPLVKHAYETEKKAASSYTDGLGRIRGQGLRYTKVEEIVGRIAIDTIIHKHLMEAILNAQKELERLAGEGPIEKVKDVELSPEQKALVKRFAEMHLEIEKDMIETYQKMAEKMTHPLFKGIAEALVKNEQEHHRLLAELIAKYKE; encoded by the coding sequence ATGTCCATGGTTGAGCCACTGGTTAAACACGCCTATGAAACTGAAAAGAAGGCCGCTTCCAGCTATACCGACGGCCTCGGAAGGATAAGGGGACAGGGGCTTAGGTACACTAAGGTTGAGGAGATAGTCGGCAGGATAGCAATTGACACGATCATCCACAAACATCTCATGGAGGCCATTCTCAACGCCCAGAAGGAGCTTGAGAGGCTCGCTGGCGAGGGGCCGATTGAGAAAGTTAAAGACGTTGAGCTCTCTCCGGAGCAGAAAGCCCTCGTAAAGCGCTTCGCTGAGATGCACCTGGAGATAGAGAAAGACATGATAGAGACCTACCAGAAGATGGCCGAGAAGATGACCCACCCACTCTTCAAGGGAATAGCCGAAGCGCTCGTCAAGAACGAGCAAGAG
- a CDS encoding ferritin family protein produces the protein MLAKYPFELPKDRPLTKTEIAQALRWAIEAELDAINIYEQLAAGIEDERIKHIFLDVANEEKEHFGEFLAALFEVDEELAKYMKEGFKEVEEETGIKVEL, from the coding sequence ATGCTCGCCAAGTACCCATTCGAGCTCCCGAAGGATAGGCCCCTTACCAAGACCGAGATAGCCCAGGCCCTCCGCTGGGCGATCGAGGCCGAGCTCGATGCAATAAACATCTACGAACAGCTCGCCGCTGGAATTGAGGACGAGAGGATAAAGCACATCTTTCTCGATGTTGCCAACGAGGAGAAGGAACACTTTGGGGAGTTCCTTGCGGCCCTCTTCGAGGTCGATGAGGAGCTGGCAAAGTACATGAAGGAAGGCTTCAAGGAAGTTGAAGAGGAGACAGGGATAAAGGTTGAACTCTGA
- the dps gene encoding DNA protection during starvation protein translates to MSEHNRRLVERAGIDVEKLLDMLLRAAAAEFTTYYYYTVLRNHAVGLEGETIKEIVEDARLEDRNHFEALVPRIYELGGELPKDIVDFSKMAWCRDAYLPEEPTIENILKVLLEAERCAVGVYTEICNYTFGKDPRTYDLALAILHEEIEHEAWFEELLIGKPSGHFRRSKPGESPYVSRFLR, encoded by the coding sequence ATGTCAGAACACAACAGAAGGCTCGTCGAGAGGGCGGGCATAGATGTGGAAAAGCTTTTGGATATGTTGCTCAGAGCGGCCGCGGCGGAGTTTACAACCTACTATTATTACACCGTTTTGAGGAACCATGCTGTAGGTCTCGAAGGGGAAACCATAAAGGAGATCGTTGAGGACGCGCGCCTTGAAGACAGGAACCACTTCGAGGCTCTGGTGCCCAGGATATACGAACTCGGTGGAGAACTCCCTAAGGACATTGTGGACTTCTCAAAGATGGCCTGGTGCCGCGATGCCTATCTCCCGGAGGAACCCACGATTGAGAACATCCTGAAGGTTCTCCTCGAGGCAGAGCGCTGTGCAGTCGGGGTTTACACGGAGATATGCAACTACACCTTCGGCAAAGATCCGAGAACCTACGACCTAGCACTGGCTATCCTCCATGAGGAGATCGAGCACGAGGCCTGGTTCGAGGAGCTTCTGATCGGAAAGCCAAGCGGCCACTTCAGGAGAAGTAAACCCGGAGAGAGCCCCTACGTATCCAGGTTCTTGAGGTGA
- a CDS encoding Fur family transcriptional regulator, with the protein MWKEKALEVLRKNGYKLTPQRLKLVEILGEIGSEHPSIGRLLERIREDFPTVSFSTLYSNLITLKELGLVELFSIEGETRVELNTEPHINLINGDSIVDIDDPEIIEALKKRLGKEVKLVNVLVKE; encoded by the coding sequence ATGTGGAAGGAAAAAGCTCTCGAAGTGCTTAGAAAAAACGGTTACAAGCTGACACCCCAGAGGCTGAAGCTGGTGGAAATTTTGGGGGAGATTGGAAGCGAACACCCTTCAATTGGCAGACTCCTTGAGAGGATCAGAGAAGACTTCCCAACTGTCAGCTTCTCAACGCTCTACTCGAATCTGATCACCCTTAAAGAACTCGGTCTTGTTGAGCTGTTCTCAATCGAAGGAGAAACGAGGGTGGAGCTAAACACAGAACCCCACATAAACCTTATCAACGGTGATAGCATTGTTGACATTGATGACCCCGAGATAATCGAGGCGCTGAAAAAGAGACTTGGGAAAGAGGTAAAGCTCGTCAACGTGCTAGTAAAGGAATGA
- a CDS encoding ferritin-like domain-containing protein: MNELEALALALEVEKNELKFYLKLARKAKDERAKKMFLFLAKEEAEHWDLFEGKFVEMLIEKCELPAVDKELAEKLVVKEPENLTEVDAVKVGMEQEKLTWEFYEKAAKEAEHESVRRLFEELAKIEKAHYELLKAQYDSVMKTGIWMDYQDFSLEVD, from the coding sequence ATGAACGAGCTTGAAGCTTTGGCTTTGGCCCTTGAGGTCGAGAAGAACGAGCTTAAGTTCTACCTGAAGCTCGCAAGGAAGGCAAAGGACGAGAGGGCTAAGAAAATGTTCCTCTTCCTAGCAAAGGAAGAGGCCGAGCATTGGGACCTCTTTGAGGGGAAGTTCGTTGAGATGCTCATAGAGAAGTGCGAACTTCCGGCTGTTGACAAAGAGCTTGCCGAAAAACTGGTTGTCAAGGAACCTGAGAACCTGACCGAAGTCGATGCTGTGAAAGTCGGTATGGAGCAGGAAAAGCTCACCTGGGAGTTCTACGAGAAGGCCGCAAAAGAGGCCGAGCACGAGAGCGTTAGGAGACTCTTCGAGGAACTGGCCAAGATAGAAAAGGCCCACTACGAGCTTCTGAAGGCCCAGTACGACTCCGTCATGAAGACGGGCATATGGATGGACTACCAGGACTTCAGCCTTGAGGTGGACTGA
- a CDS encoding GNAT family N-acetyltransferase — protein MRIEMVENPLSLKEELVKFVFRVYQSTNGVYPALEWVENKPSPDDFEGFKKVYEPFLEFRLGKEFDELYVLRDNDEKITGTVALVYNLEGKDVWWVPEEIKGEKTGLIEFFMVHPDYKGKGYGSKLLSFAIERLKNLGKEPYIITFPNLEAYEYYLKRGFVKVMDYREFVVLKYRGG, from the coding sequence ATGAGAATTGAAATGGTCGAAAACCCGCTCTCCCTTAAGGAGGAGCTTGTGAAGTTCGTCTTCAGGGTTTACCAGTCAACCAATGGGGTCTATCCAGCCCTTGAATGGGTGGAAAATAAGCCTTCTCCCGACGATTTTGAGGGCTTTAAGAAGGTTTATGAACCATTCCTTGAGTTCAGACTCGGAAAGGAATTCGACGAGCTCTACGTTCTCAGGGATAATGATGAAAAGATCACAGGAACCGTTGCCCTGGTCTACAATCTTGAAGGTAAAGATGTGTGGTGGGTGCCAGAGGAGATAAAGGGTGAAAAGACTGGCCTCATTGAGTTCTTCATGGTTCACCCTGATTACAAGGGAAAGGGTTACGGTTCAAAGCTTTTGAGCTTCGCAATAGAGAGACTTAAAAACCTCGGAAAGGAGCCATACATCATAACGTTCCCCAACCTTGAGGCCTACGAGTACTACCTCAAAAGAGGCTTCGTTAAGGTCATGGATTACAGGGAGTTCGTAGTGCTAAAATATCGCGGGGGGTAA
- a CDS encoding sulfite exporter TauE/SafE family protein, which translates to MGLIAYLILGLVIGFIAGLFGVGGGFLLIPSLVILGVPIHKAIGTSLACISISALASAYTHIRSGRVLYRVVLLKELVSMPSAVFGAYLSSYLPERLLRVVFGVLLLYLAVAMFWSKKEESDVESDKIKYRNVPLVGLISGLVSGLLGVSGGILNVPLFHTLVGIPIKYAVGTSSLALFFTALAGTFEHWHLAHVQPNVVLFLAPGLIIGARLGAKTVSRVNTRSLKAGFAALLVIVAIRMLL; encoded by the coding sequence GTGGGTTTAATCGCGTATTTGATCCTGGGACTTGTAATAGGCTTCATTGCCGGGCTTTTCGGCGTCGGTGGGGGTTTTCTCCTGATACCTTCCCTTGTAATCCTTGGCGTTCCAATACACAAGGCAATAGGTACAAGTCTGGCCTGTATTTCTATCAGTGCCTTGGCCTCGGCTTACACTCACATTAGAAGTGGAAGGGTTCTCTACCGAGTCGTTCTTCTCAAGGAGCTGGTATCCATGCCGTCTGCTGTGTTTGGTGCTTATCTCTCCTCGTATCTCCCCGAGCGGCTTTTGAGAGTTGTTTTTGGAGTGCTTCTCCTGTATCTTGCAGTTGCAATGTTCTGGTCAAAAAAAGAAGAGAGTGATGTTGAGAGCGATAAAATAAAGTACAGGAACGTCCCGCTGGTTGGGCTGATATCCGGCCTGGTTTCAGGCCTGCTGGGTGTCAGTGGGGGCATACTGAACGTCCCGCTCTTCCACACTCTTGTTGGGATTCCGATCAAATATGCGGTGGGCACGTCGAGCCTCGCATTGTTCTTCACAGCCCTGGCGGGAACCTTTGAACACTGGCACTTGGCTCATGTTCAGCCCAACGTCGTCCTCTTTCTGGCCCCTGGGCTGATCATCGGAGCGAGGCTGGGTGCAAAGACCGTTTCAAGAGTTAATACTCGGTCGCTGAAAGCCGGATTCGCCGCTCTGCTTGTTATAGTAGCGATTAGAATGCTCCTCTAG
- a CDS encoding helix-turn-helix transcriptional regulator, with amino-acid sequence MRRVALVLFASLLLIPSIVTAQEIISLQLTVDPTGYVRVDELVALDNYSVINSIPLLSDKIDALTVLDENGEPLFYNINGTSLEIVGNATLANITYYTASITSKSGEVWTVSLTSDVPVKIVLPHGAIIIDLSDVPVEITDEYLVMPPGNISVSYILPPPTETETSTSTLTSTSTLSSTQTTPESQPSTSPTTTAGASESLSGSFTTSGKGGSSGLVWVGILIVLVAVAVGALWYFKGKTGGNENSDDTTNIAQKISREDLEKKLNSMNLNDEEKKALLYIYDRGGRARQSDVRNELGIPKTTAWRMFQRLEKQGLVRVYKKGRENWVELTI; translated from the coding sequence GTGAGAAGAGTTGCGTTAGTCCTTTTTGCATCCTTACTTTTAATTCCCTCAATTGTGACGGCCCAGGAGATCATCTCCTTACAGCTGACCGTTGACCCAACAGGATACGTAAGAGTTGATGAACTCGTTGCCCTTGATAACTACTCCGTTATTAACAGCATCCCCCTGCTTTCCGATAAGATTGATGCGCTCACGGTTCTTGATGAAAACGGAGAACCTCTTTTTTACAACATCAACGGGACATCACTTGAGATAGTGGGAAACGCCACACTGGCCAACATAACCTACTATACCGCGTCCATTACCTCGAAATCAGGAGAAGTGTGGACTGTCTCCCTTACTTCTGATGTCCCCGTTAAAATAGTCCTCCCACACGGTGCAATTATAATTGATCTGAGCGATGTTCCCGTTGAAATAACGGACGAATATCTAGTTATGCCCCCCGGGAACATAAGCGTCTCCTATATCTTGCCTCCCCCAACCGAGACGGAGACTTCAACATCAACTTTGACATCAACTTCAACATTATCTTCCACTCAGACAACGCCTGAGAGTCAACCGAGTACCTCTCCCACCACTACAGCAGGCGCTAGTGAATCCCTCAGTGGATCCTTCACAACTTCCGGCAAAGGTGGTAGCTCAGGCCTAGTGTGGGTAGGTATCCTCATTGTGCTGGTAGCTGTGGCAGTGGGGGCTCTGTGGTATTTCAAGGGCAAGACAGGCGGTAATGAAAACAGTGATGATACCACTAACATAGCACAAAAAATAAGCAGGGAGGACCTTGAGAAGAAGCTTAACTCAATGAACCTCAACGACGAGGAAAAGAAGGCATTGCTTTACATCTATGACCGCGGTGGTAGGGCCAGACAGTCAGACGTCAGAAACGAGCTTGGAATACCCAAGACTACCGCCTGGAGGATGTTCCAGCGGCTTGAAAAACAGGGACTTGTAAGGGTGTACAAAAAGGGTAGAGAGAATTGGGTCGAGCTGACGATCTGA
- a CDS encoding helix-turn-helix transcriptional regulator, which produces MSRNTRKLSGLFLVLLAASMLFNAVSAQYTVSSLILEVYSDGYVRVTWEVIPEGYVTQVTVPLLGNHVENIIAEDENGTPLNYQVFGDGILVYVNNAGVVNVSYYTPDLTSKEGLVWTLNISVDEPFTVILPENAVIVDLSDIPLDISGDEITMPPGNQSVSYLLVFDEETTSSSRIPAAGKDKSGTLLYGTISLGIVLTLSAGVYFIRGRKTRKREGLTREEFEKRLRKLELSDEERKVLLYLYDHGRRASQAEVREALGIPKTTAWRMFQRLEKRGLVKILKGKKENWVELRF; this is translated from the coding sequence GTGAGCAGGAATACAAGGAAGCTCTCTGGACTCTTCCTGGTACTTCTTGCGGCCTCCATGCTCTTTAATGCCGTAAGTGCCCAATATACGGTCTCTTCCCTAATCCTTGAGGTTTACTCGGATGGCTATGTCAGGGTAACCTGGGAAGTTATCCCTGAGGGGTACGTGACTCAGGTAACAGTTCCCCTCCTTGGAAACCACGTTGAAAACATCATTGCTGAAGACGAAAATGGAACTCCCCTTAACTATCAGGTTTTCGGGGATGGGATACTCGTTTACGTGAATAATGCTGGGGTTGTGAACGTCTCTTACTATACTCCTGATCTTACTTCCAAGGAGGGGCTTGTATGGACTCTCAACATCTCCGTGGATGAGCCCTTTACAGTTATCCTTCCCGAAAACGCAGTCATTGTAGACCTCAGTGACATTCCTCTCGATATCTCGGGGGATGAGATAACAATGCCCCCCGGAAACCAGAGCGTTTCTTACCTCCTTGTCTTTGACGAAGAAACGACCAGTAGCTCCAGAATCCCTGCCGCGGGGAAAGATAAAAGTGGGACCCTTTTATACGGCACTATTTCACTTGGAATTGTTCTAACGCTCTCTGCAGGGGTGTATTTCATCAGAGGCAGAAAAACTAGAAAAAGAGAAGGATTAACAAGGGAGGAGTTCGAAAAGAGACTGAGAAAACTCGAACTAAGCGACGAGGAAAGGAAAGTCCTGCTCTATCTCTACGACCATGGGAGAAGGGCGAGCCAGGCAGAGGTCAGGGAAGCGCTCGGAATTCCGAAGACTACCGCCTGGAGGATGTTCCAGAGACTAGAGAAGAGGGGCCTGGTGAAAATCCTGAAGGGAAAGAAAGAAAACTGGGTGGAGCTCAGATTCTGA